NNNNNNNNNNNNNNNNNNNNNNNNNNNNNNNNNNNNNNNNNNNNNNNNNNNNNNNNNNNNNNNNNNNNNNNNNNNNNNNNNNNNNNNNNNNNNNNNNNNNNNNNNNNNNNNNNNNNNNNNNNNNNNNNNNNNNNNNNNNNNNNNNNNNNNNNNNNNNNNNNNNNNNNNNNNNNNNNNNNNNNNNNNNNNNNNNNNNNNNNNNNNNNNNNNNNNNNNNNNNNNNNNNNNNNNNNNNNNNNNNNNNNNNNNNNNNNNNNNNNNNNNNNNNNNNNNNNNNNNNNNNNNNNNNNNNNNNNNNNNNNNNNNNNNNNNNNNNNNNNNNNNNNNNNNNNNNNNNNNNNNNNNNNNNNNNNNNNNNNNNNNNNNNNNNNNNNNNNNNNNNNNNNNNNNNNNNNNNNNNNNNNNNNNNNNNNNNNNNNNNNNNNNNNNNNNNNNNNNNNNNNNNNNNNNNNNNNNNNNNNNNNNNNNNNNNNNNNNNNNNNNNNNNNNNNNNNNNNNNNNNNNNNNNNNNNNNNNNNNNNNNNNNNNNNNNNNNNNNNNNNNNNNNNNNNNNNNNNNNNNNNNNNNNNNNNNNNNNNNNNNNNNNNNNNNNNNNNNGCAGTCATGCTAGTCAATATTATCGTGTATCATCCACCTAGCACACTATGACACACGCAGATTTTCAGAAATGCATGAAAAAAGGATAAAGATGGTCCTAACTAAGAATTGTAGTACCTTCCATATCTCTTTGTGACTAAGATGATCTGGTCCTAGATAAAATATTGATGCATAATCGACCCCGGTCTGAGAAAACACCCACAAGTTAACACCACAGAGCCAAACCATAATTGTCTAAATGTAATAGAATATATATTAGAGGAAACAAGACATGTTAAGGGTTCTGACTTACTGATAAGACAAAGACTTACTATCAGAACGAGAGGGTTATAATACATAAAATTTTTGTGGAAGAACAGTTCTTGTGTGTCTAATCCCATTTTTATTACAGATTCCCATCCAATCTGCAAGTTTTTTAAACAAGTTCATATAATGATAAGAATTCAAAACTATGGAGGCAAATCAGAAGATAATTGAAAATCTCCAACCTTTCCACAAACATAAAGACCACCAACATACAGAGCAACCTGGAGAATCAAGATCTCAGATCAGTCCATTAGATTGCATAGAATTTAAGGAAGACTTAAACGCAAACCCAGAAAATGAAGAAGCAATCAACCTTTGTTTAATTACAATAGTATTGGATACCTTCCGAACCCAAAAAGAAAAAAAAGTTAATTATGATAATGACAACAATAAAGACTAGAAATAATCAATGACAGCGAGATTAACATAACAAAAAGCAGACATTGCTTCCCTTTCAAACCCTATTTCCAGAAATATCCAAATCCCTTCCCTTTCAAATCACTTCCCTTTCAAACTTCATTTAACCATTCACAAACAAATTTCTACTAATTGCTTTCAAACCCACATTAAAAATTAACACAAAACTTGAAGAAAGAAACAATTTACCCGGATTTTTCGAGACTGAAGAAGATGAAGACAAATGATTTCCAACAAGGAAGAGACACGAAATCGAAGCCTTATGTCGACGGTGAAACATCCCACAGTAAGAGAGATGTGATTCGTCGGAGTTGATTTCGAACAAGGACGAGAAAGGATCGTCGATTAGGATTTTAAAGAGAAAGGGGAAAGTGAAGAAAGAAGAAGAACGTGGTCTGTGTTGGATTCTAAAGAGGAAGAAGGAAACACTTGAGTTGGGTTAGAGGGTTTAACTTAGGTTTGGTTGTAGTTTACTAGATTTTTTAAGGGTATATTAGTATTTAACCATTTTTCTGTAATTAAAAGAAAATAAAAATTAAATAATTTATTAGGAGGGACAAATAAGAATACACTACGAAGGTTGTAGGGTAAATTAGCATAAAGTCCATTATAAACTTCACTCTCACTCCCTAATAAGTCTGAACTCTGAAGTCACCGCCGCAGCAGCGATTAACGAACTTCCATGGCCCACCTCAAGCAATCCAACCGCCGTCGCTCCTCCTCCTTCTGCAACCGTCACCCTTCCGCCAAACCATCCAGCGGTTTCTGCGCCTCCTGCCTCCGTGAACGCCTCGTCACCATAGAGGCTCAATCTTCTTCCCCAGCCGCCGTTCAACCCCCTGAGCTCCGTCGCATCCGTTCCCACTCCGTTCGGAACGCATCCGCCGCATCCGTCTCGGAGCAGCCGCGACGGAGGTCGTGTGACGCTAGGTCAAGCGCGAGCTCTCTCCGCGACCTGTTCGTCGATGATGACGAAGAACGGCTCGATCTCTCGATTCGAAAGCCTCTGGTCCCGGATTTGAAAGAGGAGGAAGAAGAAGAGGAAGATTACTACGACGGAGAAGATATCAAAGGTTTTGATGAAGGTAAGGAAAGGAAGATCGTTGAAGAAGAGAGTGGAGAGCACAAGAAGACGATGAAGGAGTTTATAGATCTGGATTGGGGAAACCAAATGAAGAAGGACAACGACTTCGCGTCGATTTGGAGCAGGAAGCTGAAGAGATTCTCACTTAGTCATCACAAGGAGAAGAGAGAAGACGAGAAACTCGCCGGCCGTCGCTCCTGTGATGTAGATCGTAGATTGTCTCTCGACGGAGGTAGGATCTCGTTTGAGAAACCTAGGGCGTCATGGGATGGATGCTTGATCGAGAAATCATATAGCAAGCCGACGCCATTGTCTACTGTAACGGAAACCTTCACTGAGAAGAAACCCTCCGGTAACAAGGAAGAAGAAGAGGAGGAGAAGAGTCCAGGTGGAACGGTTCAAACGAGGAACTATTACTCTCGAAGAAGAAGCTTTGATCGATCGGTTTCGAGTAAGAGACAAGGATTGCTCGAGGTTGATGAGTTGAAAGCTATCTCCAACGCAAAGGTATCGCCTGAAACTGTTGGTTTGTTTCATGGCGCTAAGGTATTGGTTACGGAGAAGGAACTTAGGGATTCAAATTGGTATTCGATCAAAAATCACAAACCAGAGAGCAAAGAGTTAGTCTCTAGAGGAAAGATTTGTGTAGCTGCTCGTAGTGAGAGGAAGCAGGATAGTGTAGAGTTGAAGAAACCTAAGAAGAAATGGGCCAAGGGATGGAACCTTTGGGGACTGATACAGAGGAAGAATAAGGAAATCAAAACCGAGCAAAGTTTGAAACTTGAAAGAAATGCGGTCGAGGGTTCTTTGGCTGAGTCTTTGTTAAAGCTTAGGAGAGTATCTAAAGGAGAAACCAATGGTGGTGTTAGTGAGAAGCTTTTGAAAAGCTACAGTGTAAGCGCTAGAAAGTCTTGTGATGGTGTGTTTAGTGGTGCTAACATTGTCAGTGGCTTCGAAGGTGGAAGGAGCTCGTGTGATGGTCTGTTTCATGGATCTATTAACAGTGTTGAGGTTGGGAGAAACTCGTGTGACGGATTGGTTGACGGAGTTGAGGCCAAACAAAGTCAACATCTTCACCAGAGAAAAGCAAATGATGGCACTAGAGAAAACCTTGATAACAGTTTATTAAGATTGTATTTGACTCCGGTAAGGAGCCATAAAGCGAGCAAATCCGGGAAGAGTAGACTGATGAGTTAGTTTTATCTGAGATTGTGTTAACCCATGAATACTCTGTGTAGTCAAAAACTAATGTATCTGTTACTTTGGTCAATATAGATATGCGAACTAAGATTCTGTAGCCATTATTCATACATCTGATGTAGAATTAGTTTCGGCTAACTATTTGGATTTGGACCCATTCATCAATCAGAAGCTCAACTTTATTGTTTATATCTGTTAGTTTTCTATTTTCCGGTGTCTGGCCAATTTGATGCCAAAGATGAGTTAAC
The DNA window shown above is from Brassica oleracea var. oleracea cultivar TO1000 chromosome C3, BOL, whole genome shotgun sequence and carries:
- the LOC106329473 gene encoding UPF0503 protein At3g09070, chloroplastic, whose amino-acid sequence is MAHLKQSNRRRSSSFCNRHPSAKPSSGFCASCLRERLVTIEAQSSSPAAVQPPELRRIRSHSVRNASAASVSEQPRRRSCDARSSASSLRDLFVDDDEERLDLSIRKPLVPDLKEEEEEEEDYYDGEDIKGFDEGKERKIVEEESGEHKKTMKEFIDLDWGNQMKKDNDFASIWSRKLKRFSLSHHKEKREDEKLAGRRSCDVDRRLSLDGGRISFEKPRASWDGCLIEKSYSKPTPLSTVTETFTEKKPSGNKEEEEEEKSPGGTVQTRNYYSRRRSFDRSVSSKRQGLLEVDELKAISNAKVSPETVGLFHGAKVLVTEKELRDSNWYSIKNHKPESKELVSRGKICVAARSERKQDSVELKKPKKKWAKGWNLWGLIQRKNKEIKTEQSLKLERNAVEGSLAESLLKLRRVSKGETNGGVSEKLLKSYSVSARKSCDGVFSGANIVSGFEGGRSSCDGLFHGSINSVEVGRNSCDGLVDGVEAKQSQHLHQRKANDGTRENLDNSLLRLYLTPVRSHKASKSGKSRLMS